The sequence CCCTCCGGTACTTTGTGGAAGACGGTGATGTCCGCCGTGTATGACAAGCTGGACAGCGATCAGTATAAAACCAAGTTTGAGGAGCCGGAAGGCATCGTAAAGCGTTCCTATTGCCCCTCCTGTGGCAAGTTGCGCAGCGGCACCGGCGTGTACGGCTGGTACGATGTGAACAACCTGCCCGGCAACTGCTCCGGCGGCCACGGCTATTCCACCGGCGGGAGCAGCGGCTCCGGCAGCTACGGCAATTCCGGCCGTTCCGGCAAGACCACCACTGCGGCAGACGGCGAGAATACCACAGCCGCCGGCGGCGAGACCACCGCAGCCCAGAAGCCGCAGACCTCTGCACCGGCAGAGCCAAAGCCCACCAAGGCCAATGAGGGCGACGGCGAATGAGCACCACCCGCTTTATCGTTGTGCGCCACTGCGAGGCACAGGGGAATATCCGCCGGGTATTTAACGGTATCACGGACGGCGACATTACCGAGAATGGTGCCCGCCAGCTGGATCTGTTGGCTGCGCGTATGGCAGGGGAGCGCTTTGATGTGATTTATTCCAGCCCCTTGCGCCGCAGCGTGAAGACTGCCCAGGCCTGCAACCGGGCGCATAGGCTACCGATCCACATACTGAACAGCCTGATCGAGATCAACGGCGGGGCATTTGAGGGTCTGCCCTTTTCGGACTTTCCTAAATGCTACCCCAGGGAGAGTGCCTTGTGGAATGACGAACCCCATGCCTTTGCCATAGAAAAAGGGGAGT comes from Oscillospiraceae bacterium and encodes:
- a CDS encoding histidine phosphatase family protein; translated protein: MSTTRFIVVRHCEAQGNIRRVFNGITDGDITENGARQLDLLAARMAGERFDVIYSSPLRRSVKTAQACNRAHRLPIHILNSLIEINGGAFEGLPFSDFPKCYPRESALWNDEPHAFAIEKGESMQQVFDRMRDAVLLLAARHPGKTVLLASHGCAIRNLLCWAHGWPIERLNDVNWGENTCVSVLEVGESGTPRLLLENDASHLPADCATLGKQDWWRPEYRHDPFGR